A stretch of DNA from Alkalidesulfovibrio alkalitolerans DSM 16529:
GGCCGTGTACGCCGCCACAGGCGGCGAGGTGCGACTGACCATGGTCAACGGCCGGGTGCTCTACATGGATGGCCGGTTCCTGGCCTTGGACCACGAGGCCTTGGTTGAGGAAGCCCGCGACGTCGCCGCCTGGGTCGCCGAAGGGGGAATCTGTTGAAGACGCTTGACAAGCCCGCCGTTCTCATTAAATAAAGCCCCTCTTGCACGAACGTACAATTTATCTCCCACAAGGAGTGGTCACCATGTCCAACGGCAATGCCAACGCCCTGCAGGGCGCGGTCAAGACGGAAAAGGGTCTGTCCTTCAAGGGCTTCATCATGGAGCCGATCATCGACAAGTGCGAAGGTTGCGATCGCGCCGTGGCCTTCGAGGACACCACCTACTGCCCGAGCTACGCCAAGCCCGCCCGCAAGTGGTCCTATGGGATCTGTAACTTCGCCACCCACGTCAAGGCCGAGAAGACCAAGACGGGCGAAGTCAAGATCAACCCGCTCAAGGCCTCCAAGC
This window harbors:
- a CDS encoding PxxKW family cysteine-rich protein, which translates into the protein MSNGNANALQGAVKTEKGLSFKGFIMEPIIDKCEGCDRAVAFEDTTYCPSYAKPARKWSYGICNFATHVKAEKTKTGEVKINPLKASKRAARGR